The Lolium perenne isolate Kyuss_39 chromosome 6, Kyuss_2.0, whole genome shotgun sequence genome segment AATCTAAGGTCTGCCCTcaattggttgtgcctgacaataGCCTTGTTGAATGCATTATTTTAGGGAGAGGGGACTTTTCTCCATGGTgagaacctaagatctttgatcagcCGATAACGACGCTTGTGCActattcccttcttggaggcatcgatTTTGGAGAAACTAGACTTATGGTGTTGCCTTGGTGGTGTTATTTATGCTGCTACAAGAAATAGATCACTATAGGAGGACTTTTTTTTATAGTAATTCGTCCACCTATTTTTTTGTCTGTGTGCTTATGTAATTGTAATGCGCTAGGGCAATGCATCGTTGCAGAGTctgagtgtaattggtatcttcacgATATTAATATATGATATTTCACGAAAAAAAACATGCTGAATGTAGATGTGCTGCAACGAAGGGAATCAGATCATGTAGCCCAAAAATCTTAAGATCTTATGGCCACATCTCTAGTGGCAGCTTGGGAGATGTGGGAGATAAAGCTTAGTCTCATATTGATAGTTGGGATAGAGTTGGAGCAGCTTATAAGGACTGTTTTTTCAGCTCGTATAAGTGGGTGAGAACAGAAGAGTTCACGCGCACTCCTCCACCGTTGCCGCCGCCACTCGCATTGCTCGTATCACGTTTCGTGAATCGAGTTGGAGTTAGGAATCTGTTTCGTGGAAGACTAAATTGTGTCCATGTCTTTCGACGCGTGGCGGTTTCGGTCCGTCCGTTTGTCGGTCGCTTTCAACGGTCAAACTCACTCGAAAATTGTCTAATGATCTAACCATACattgatactccctccgtttcatgaAAGTTATcttagatttgtcaaaatttgcatgtatctacacactacctAGTGTTTGTTTATACATCAAACTTTGATAAATTCACGACAAGTTTCATGGATCGGAGGAGCACTACATTTGTGGTTTATTCAATCCATTCTGAAATGTGGTGTAAACTTTTATTTGgggattttctttttttttatttggggATTTTCTTTATTAGGGCCTAATTCCTTTTGATCATGTTGATCTGAAGTTGCCGTCCATGCTCCGGATCCCGACACGGAGTGGCCGTTCAGTTGAGTGCAGTGCCCACCAAATTAGCAGGCATCTTCTTCCCTCAGGCAGATATAGATCCTCATCTTTCCTTCTCGATCCGAATTTGGACGGTTTGGAGGAATGACAAGTATTGTTTGCTGCTAGTGGTGGTGGACGGCGGCTTGGCTGTGGAACCAATGTTTCCCCTCCACCTCTTCTTGTCCCTACGCGCTCGCACACCTTGCCAGGATCTACCCCGTGGAATCCGCCACGCCACGGACGGCAGGGCAGTGGTTGTTGCTTCCCCCACCACACTGGACTGAGCTCTCGTCCCCACTCCGATAAGTAACTAGCTTATCGCCTCAGGATTACACGGCCAATCCCCCACCTCCCCTCCCATGGCCACCACCGCCCTCCTCCTCCGCGCCCACCACCCCTGCaacccctcgccgccgccgccgcgcacggCGATCGTCTGCCGGGCCATGGCATCcaccgccgccgcggccgcccAGGCGCTGCGCTCCATGGCCCCGCCGCACCGCCCGGAGCTGCTCTCCCTCGACCTACCCCGCTACGACCCGGCGCGCTCCAGGCCGGTCGACCTCGCCATCGTCGGCGGCGGTCCCGCAGGGCTCGCCGTCGCGCAGCGCGTCGCCGAGGCGGGCCTCTCCGTGGTCTCCATCGACCCCTCCCCGGGCCTCGTCTGGCCCAACAACTACGGCGTCTGGGTGGACGAGTTCGAGGCCATGGGCCTCACCGACTGCCTCGACACCGTCTGGCCCGCCGCCTCCGTCTACATCGACGACACCACCTCCCCCAAATCCCTCCACCGCCCCTACGCCCGCGTCGCGCGCCGCAAGCTCAAGTCGACCATGATGGACCGCTGCGTCGCGCACGGCGTCGCCTTCCACCAGGCCAAGGTCGCCAAGGCCGTGCACAACGAGGCCTCCTCCCTCCTCATCTGCGACGACGGCGTCGCCATCCCGGCCACCGTCGTCCTCGACGCCACCGGCTTCGCCCGCTGCCTCGTGCAGTACGACCGGCCCTACAACCCGGGCTACCAGGTCGCCTACGGCGTCCTCGCCGAGGTCGACGCCCACCCGTTCGACATCGACAAGATGCTCTTCATGGACTGGCGCGACTCGCACCTCCCCGAGGGGTCCGCCATCAAGGACCGAAACACCCGCATCCCCACCTTCCTCTACGCCATGCCGTTCTCGCCCACCAGGATCTTCCTCGAGGAGACCTCCCTCGTCGCGCGCCCGGGCCTCGCCATGGACGACATCCAGGAGCGCATGGCCGCCCGCCTGAAACACCTCGGCATACGCATCCGGAGCGTCGAGGAGGACGAGCGCTGCGTGATCCCCATGGGCGGGCCGCTGCCCGTGCTGCCGCAGAGGGTGGTCGGCATCGGCGGCACGGCCGGGATGGTGCACCCCTCCACGGGGTACATGGTGGCGCGCACGCTCGCCACCGCCCCCATCGTGGCAGACGCTATCGTGCGCTACCTCGATTCCGGCACTGGCGGCGTCACCGGCGGCGACGCGCTGGCCGCCGAGGTGTGGAAGGAGCTCTGGCCCACGGACAGGCGGAGGCAGAGGGAGTTCTTCTGCTTCGGAATGGACGTCCTGCTCAAGCTCGACCTCCCCGGCACGCGACGCTTCTTCAACGCGTTCTTCGACCTCGAGCCGCACTACTGGCACGGCTTCCTGTCCTCCAGGCTCTTCCTGCCCGAGCTCCTCATGTTCGGCCTCTCCCTCTTCGCAAACGCTTCCAACACCTCCAAGCTCGAGATCATGGCCAAGGGAACGCTGCCTCTTGCCAAGATGGTAGGCAACTTGATACAGGACAAGGATAGGTGATCATCGCACGCCTGTCCCCCTATTAGAGggtatgtatctacccctacctgcATTTCTAAGATCTTCAGGGGATCTCTGATTTTGGCTTAGCTTTTCTCCAACAAGTGTATTTATTATCATTGTTTGCAAAGAGAAAGGATTTAAAGAGCGGCAACAGCAGCTTAATTAGGGCCTACAACAGGGAGATGTAAACAACATTTGCTGCTGCCACATATTGGAACATGTATAGCTCATATTGAGGTAGTGTGACACTCCATGTATTATAATGTCATGAAAAATATTTCCAGAACCGTAGAGAGAGAACATGAAGTAGGATGGAGTGAACTGCCAAGTGAAAGGTAGTATATACTTGTTTCACATCAATGAAAGTTATCCTTTGGAGCATTATCATTTCTTTTCTCTACCAGTGACCAACATACTATACATGCCACGGTTTCAGCCACAGTTTAACTGTACCccaaacaaaagaagagaaggatGAATATAATTGAACAATCTCAATACCCAAAATTATCTTCTCACCCATTCGTTTGATCCTCAAATTTCTCAACTCATGTTTCTAGTTCATATGCAATCCTTCTTGAGAATAAAATCAACCCTCCGCCGACCTTCTTTGCACTTGTGCCATAGAAGAAAGCATGCTTTGCTTAGAAGGAAATGTCTCTCGCATCTCCTTCACGTTCTGAAGCTCTATACGAAAACCCTAGTTCTTCACCTGATTGCCGCCTCACTATGCTAGCCCTCTGCATCAGGCGCACAAGCTGCTGGACAACCTCAGACATGGGAGGGCGGAACTCTGGCTCCGGCTGCACAAGGAAATGACATGAATAGTTCTTAGGGATTAGGATATGACCCTGACAGTTAATACATGAGGCAAACTAAGCCAAGAATCAGTTCTAAGAAATACATGAATTTGTTTTGTTGAGCGACACAACCCAACAACAGATCAGGTTATTTAGAACTTGCAATATTAATCAGATTGTGCACTGTTAGAACACAATAATCCTTACAAACTCTGCAAGACATTACTCAagctttttttcttcttcttttataATTTCTTGAAGAATACCATGGTGATGGGTCAGTAGCCACTACACATAGCTGAACATCTGTCTCAAAGAAAGAGGGTACCTGAACACAGAGTGCAATTATGTCTGCAA includes the following:
- the LOC127308206 gene encoding lycopene beta cyclase, chloroplastic — translated: MATTALLLRAHHPCNPSPPPPRTAIVCRAMASTAAAAAQALRSMAPPHRPELLSLDLPRYDPARSRPVDLAIVGGGPAGLAVAQRVAEAGLSVVSIDPSPGLVWPNNYGVWVDEFEAMGLTDCLDTVWPAASVYIDDTTSPKSLHRPYARVARRKLKSTMMDRCVAHGVAFHQAKVAKAVHNEASSLLICDDGVAIPATVVLDATGFARCLVQYDRPYNPGYQVAYGVLAEVDAHPFDIDKMLFMDWRDSHLPEGSAIKDRNTRIPTFLYAMPFSPTRIFLEETSLVARPGLAMDDIQERMAARLKHLGIRIRSVEEDERCVIPMGGPLPVLPQRVVGIGGTAGMVHPSTGYMVARTLATAPIVADAIVRYLDSGTGGVTGGDALAAEVWKELWPTDRRRQREFFCFGMDVLLKLDLPGTRRFFNAFFDLEPHYWHGFLSSRLFLPELLMFGLSLFANASNTSKLEIMAKGTLPLAKMVGNLIQDKDR